The genome window GGCGCAGCGGCAGCCCGGCCGGGGCGAGCCGCTCCAGCCGCTCGTAGATCTTGGTCCGCAGGTCGGCGAGGATGCGCAGCGTCGCGTCGTGGCTGACCAGGCGCTCCAGGTAGCGGAACACGCCGCGGCCGATGCCGAACGCGCGCACGGCCACGATCGCGACCATGAGCGTCAGCACCGGCGGGTGCTGGGCGGCTCGGGAGATGAGCCACGCGGAGGTGGCCATCAGCCCGGTGCCGCTGGCGAGCGCGAGCACGCCCAGGATGAGGGCGAGCCCGAGCCTGCCGCGGGCCGGGAGGGCGATCGTGATCAGGCGGATGATCGGTCTCATCTGGTCACCACCCCCGCCGGCTCCACCCGGGCCACGCGGTCGGCGAGCGCGGTGAGGGCGGGCCGGTGTGCGACGAGCACCACGGTGCGCCCGGCCGCGAGGCGGCGCACCGCCTCGACCACGGCGGTCTCGCTCTCCAGGTCGAGGTTGGACGTCGGTTCGTCGAGCAGCAGCAGCGGGGCGTCCCGCAGGAACGCCCGGGCGAGGGCGATCCGCTGCCGCTGCCCCGCGGACAGGCCGGCCCCGCCCTCGCCGAGGGGCGTGTCGAACCCCTGGGGCAGCGCGTCGATGAACTCCTCGGCGCAGGCGGCCCGGGCGGCGAGCCGTACCTCCTCATCGGTGGCGTCCGGCCGGCCCAGGCGGATGTTGTCGGCGACCGTCCCGGTGAACAGGTACGGCCGCTGCGGCACCCAGGCGATGTGCGACCGCCAGGCGTCGAGGTCGAACTCGGCGAGGTCCTGCCAGTCGACTAGGACCCGGCCGGCGTCGGGCCGGACGAACCCGAGGAGCACGGCGAGGATCGTGGACTTCCCCGCCCCGCTCGGCCCGGTGAGCGCGACGGTCTCCCCGGGGTGGATGGTGAGCGAGAACCGGTCGAGCGCGGGGGCCTCCCGGCCCTCGTACGCCACCATCACCCCCTCCAGGCGGATCGTCGCCCGGGCGAGATCCGGCACGTCGGTGCGGGTGCCGGAGGGCGGCGCCGGGGTCTCGAGCACCTCGAAGACCCGCTCGGCCGCGGCGAGGCCCTCCGTGCTCGCGTGGAAGTGCACGCCGACCTGGCGCAGCGGGAGGTACGCCTCCGGGGCGAGGATGAGCACGAGCAGCGCGGTCTGCAGGTCCATCTCCCCGCCGACCAGGCGGAGGCCGATGGAGACGGCGACCAGGGCCACCGAGATCGTGGAGAGCAGCTCCAGGACGAGCGCGGAGAGGAAGGCGATCCGCAGGGTGGACATGGTCGCCTTGCGATAGTGGTCGGTGACCTCGCGGATCGTGCGCGCCTGCGCCTTCGCCCGGCCGAACACCTTCAGGGTGGGCAGCCCGGCGACCACGTCGAGGAAGTGACCGGCGAGCACGGAGAGCGTCCGCCACTGCCGCTTGGTCACCTTCTCGGTGGCGAGGCCGACCAGGATCGCGAAGATCGGGATGAGCGGCAGGGTGAGGGCGATGGTGAGGGCGGAGAGCCAGTCGCCGAGCAGGATGCGCAGGCCCACGGCCGCGGGGACCGTCACCGCGAGCACGAGCTGCGGCAGGTACCGGGAGAAGTACGCGTCGAGCGCGTCGATCCCCCGGGTGGCGAGGGTGGCGAGCTCGCCGCTGCGCTCCCCCGACAGCCAGCGCGGGCCGAGCCGCATCGCGTGCTCGAGCAGCCGCCGGCGGAGCTGCGACTTCACCGCGGCCGAGGACCGGTGCGCGGCGACCTCCTGCAGCCACACCACGAGGGTGCGGCCCGCGACCACCGCGAGCAGGAGCAGCATGGGGGTGCGCAGCTCGGCGAGCCCGGCCCCGCCGAGGAACGCCTTGGTGATCGTTTCGGCGAGCAGTGTCGCCTGGGCGATGATCAGCCCGGCTGCCGCGGTTCCGAGCAGCACCGACAGGGCGAGGTACGTCCGGGTGGTCCTCGCGTACCGCAGCAGCCGGGGATCGAGCGGTTTCACCGTGCCGTCTCAGCGATCTTGTCGGGGATCTGCGCGACGCTGATCCGCTTACGGAACACCCAGTAGGTCCAGCCCTGGTACAGGAGCACCAGCGGCGTGAAGATGATCGCCACCACCGTCATGATCTGCAGCGTGTACGGGGTCGACGCGGCGTTGGTGGTGGTGAGGCTGTACGCGGCGTCGATCGTCGACGGCATCACGTTCGGGAAGAGCGCGATGAACAGCGTCGCGACCGCGCACACGATCGTCAGGCCCGTGCCGGCGAAGGCCCAGCCCTCCCGGCCGCGGGCGTTCGCGATCGCCGCCAGCACCAGCCCGGCCGCGGCCACGGCCACGGTGAGCCAGGTGATCGGCTTGCCGTACTGGAGCTGGGTGATCACCAGGAAGAGCCCGCCCACCACGATGGTGGCGAGCACGAGGCGGCCGGCGATGCGGTTGGCCCGCTCCCGCACCTCGTCCGTGGTCTTGAGCGCGAGGAAGAGCGCGCCGTGCAGGATGAACAGGACGAGGGTGGTGAGGCCGCCGAGCAGGGCGTACGGGTTGAGCAGATCGAAGAACGTGCCCACGTACTCCCGGTCGGCGTCGATCGGCACGCCGCGGACGATGTTCGCGAACGCCACGCCCCAGAGGAAGGCGGGGACGACGCTCCCCCAGAAGATCGCCTGGTCCCAGCGGCGGCGCCACCGCCGGTCCTCCCGCTTGCTCCGGTAC of Thermobispora bispora DSM 43833 contains these proteins:
- the cydD gene encoding thiol reductant ABC exporter subunit CydD, which codes for MKPLDPRLLRYARTTRTYLALSVLLGTAAAGLIIAQATLLAETITKAFLGGAGLAELRTPMLLLLAVVAGRTLVVWLQEVAAHRSSAAVKSQLRRRLLEHAMRLGPRWLSGERSGELATLATRGIDALDAYFSRYLPQLVLAVTVPAAVGLRILLGDWLSALTIALTLPLIPIFAILVGLATEKVTKRQWRTLSVLAGHFLDVVAGLPTLKVFGRAKAQARTIREVTDHYRKATMSTLRIAFLSALVLELLSTISVALVAVSIGLRLVGGEMDLQTALLVLILAPEAYLPLRQVGVHFHASTEGLAAAERVFEVLETPAPPSGTRTDVPDLARATIRLEGVMVAYEGREAPALDRFSLTIHPGETVALTGPSGAGKSTILAVLLGFVRPDAGRVLVDWQDLAEFDLDAWRSHIAWVPQRPYLFTGTVADNIRLGRPDATDEEVRLAARAACAEEFIDALPQGFDTPLGEGGAGLSAGQRQRIALARAFLRDAPLLLLDEPTSNLDLESETAVVEAVRRLAAGRTVVLVAHRPALTALADRVARVEPAGVVTR
- the cydB gene encoding cytochrome d ubiquinol oxidase subunit II, with the translated sequence MEGTTIWFILIAVLWTSYFFLEGFDFGVGALLPVIGKNDAERRVLINTIGPVWDGNEVWLLVAGGATFAAFPEWYATLFSGFYLPLLLILLALIVRGVAFEYRSKREDRRWRRRWDQAIFWGSVVPAFLWGVAFANIVRGVPIDADREYVGTFFDLLNPYALLGGLTTLVLFILHGALFLALKTTDEVRERANRIAGRLVLATIVVGGLFLVITQLQYGKPITWLTVAVAAAGLVLAAIANARGREGWAFAGTGLTIVCAVATLFIALFPNVMPSTIDAAYSLTTTNAASTPYTLQIMTVVAIIFTPLVLLYQGWTYWVFRKRISVAQIPDKIAETAR